A genomic region of Chelonia mydas isolate rCheMyd1 chromosome 9, rCheMyd1.pri.v2, whole genome shotgun sequence contains the following coding sequences:
- the LOC102946981 gene encoding A-kinase anchor protein SPHKAP isoform X2: protein MAGHSLLTVPSNFESPLMYEVSEHQVSGTDSSESSLGSSVTACKKVLCSNSLLESTDYWLQNQRTPCRIGFVEDKSENKCASVCFVNVDANKDDCSDEHLKQRLMSVSPNLPKLISSMNVQPPKENEIVLLSGLTSGNLQADFEVSQCPWLADVCLVQCARGNRKNSIGCIIFEINKFLIGLELVQERQLQIETNILKPEDDTNCSVSSIEEDFLTASEHLEDENEADEYKNGHENVHVTEPALDIRKHKGKGLEHLHYRKTTLPFALDDNCFNKENLASAKNSADSEDALNIVAEDSILQTVDKSIQQLQWKNDLAGRVRSSPNTNSLERSLTDKTENSYPVCTSEGVSLTRMAKEELASQCVTIAKQNNKLDTEEHTGERKPHLPLQNEQATTGQYATNLAESVLQDAFIRLSQSQPTFTREAAISISVGNSLSSATCTTEDITSQSWNELPKIVIVQSPDSCENTSEWPGSGFPNLCHWSESESSAEISDYLQEENSKGHTQSALEVALACAATVIGTISSPHAAERLKREQEATDSKTKTVDNEEEQIKSSRVLDNCADTEYSFPSALCGMTQVASAVAVCGLGETKEDKYPATSSGLLSAAETSAAITLHCSIAIGSSMEKLNKSIAEALLKEASMILTKPNIYRNVGDFIESINGRIIETATRPRISPLDEVICDELAQNVSNVILRHSMEEVRKKRQLHPGSGNNSDFSTHDMFMETANELLFNVIYFTCKKMREIAQVGECSLLFSEDKDRWRVTETESHATQTTATQPSQQAPDHTSEPLSTFYSANAGKDLVNLTNTKKDKEEGVPNTMESATLHSDLLCGVSGHNSLVAKTSPKKRYLKRATRDCYRSPYQSKTDLRSFSDRENTLTVNECRHGFQEQLSSDVIVNTENQSKHKCDTVLNNEVQVSVSLLGNHILLPSQPVLQVKHPRDTYCVTDFAEELAETVVSMATEIAAICLENSNGKQPWFCAWKRGNEYLVTQSLSCRTIKRKKESQPNGSVVRKHRPPRLSEIKRKTDEHPELKERLMNRVVDESINLEDTPESVSIFANEVAAKIMNLTELSMVDNVWQGPNHPRNRLHCERWGRAKGSSCESIPEEDSDSKRSINTLGPINILSQPGSQTSSVSKQSSCESITDEFSRFMVNQMENEGRGFDLLLDYYAGKNASSILTSALQQVSRKSGHLNVRPSCPSKQSSTESITEEFYRYMLREIEKENKDDASSIRSSKEWSGSLLPPSPRSPFCFRQSSMPDSRSSGSRLTVNAPVKAKSLDGFAHNSHQDSLSVQQVSTVSSSGLCKSDSCLYQRCRTDQVTDMLIHETWASSIESLMRKNKIIGDEAEVTDADQFPSDSPLHVEQYANRLAANIVESGKTLIVIHQDSFDYTNREHVAEGRSLPSVTQSQSKPTRDRINLDGKKEQLTTHGSLQGSHVGSSAFLREVPLIQIETDQREELNKDLEPLTSSIIPAGETKEHLNKEKPPAAYSGKHMVPSSVINTSVDTRSKPDAEIMVETKTAEDFPNPLNSSDESTGSWSQLVNDEDNPDDTSSYLQLSERSMSNGNSSTTSSLGIMDLEIYQENMPSSPMINELAEEKAFLEEQPENVEESTSGLSEETANCQKDLLVINFDLEPECPDAELRTTLQWIAASELGIPTIYFQKTQENRIEKFLDVMRLVHQKSWKVGDIFHAVVQYCKLHEESRERTPSLFDWLLELG from the exons GTTTGCTTTGTGAATGTAGATGCAAACAAAGATGACTGCAGTGATGAGCACTTAAAACAG AGATTGATGAGTGTCTCTCCAAATCTCCCAAAACTTATCAGCTCTATGAATGTACAACCACCAAAAGAAAACGAAATAGTCCTGCTGAGTGGATTAACTTCAGGAAACCTTCAGGCTGATTTTGAAGTTTCTCAG TGTCCTTGGCTGGCAGATGTATGTTTGGTTCAGTGTGCAAGGGGGAACAGAAAAAACAGCATAGGCTGCATCATCTTTGAAATAAACAAGTTTCTGATTGGACTGGAGCTTGTGCAGGAGAGACAGCTGCAGATAGAAACTAATATCTTAAAGCCTGAGGATGATACAAACTGTTCAGTGTCCTCAATAGAAGAAGATTTTCtcacagcatctgagcaccttgaaGATGAGAATGAGGCTGATGAATATAAAAATG GTCATGAAAATGTACATGTCACAGAACCTGCATTAGATATCAGAAAGCATAAAGGAAAGGGACTTGAGCACCTACATTATAGGAAGACCACGCTGCCATTTGCCCTTGATGACAACTGCTTTAATAAAGAAAACTTAGCTTCTGCTAAAAACTCTGCTGATTCAGAAGACGCACTGAATATTGTGGCTGAAGACAGTATCTTACAAACTGTGGATAAGTCCATCCAGCAACTACAGTGGAAGAATGATTTAGCTGGAAGAGTTAGGTCATCCCCTAATACTAATAGCCTGGAAAGATCCCTTACAGATAAGACTGAAAATTCCTATCCAGTATGCACTTCAGAAGGTGTATCTTTGACCAGAATGGCTAAGGAAGAACTAGCTTCTCAGTGTGTCAcaatagcaaaacaaaacaataagctAGACACAGAGGAGCATACAGGTGAAAGGAAACCTCATCTTCCTTTGCAAAATGAGCAAGCAACGACAGGTCAATATGCTACAAATTTAGCAGAGTCTGTTCTGCAAGATGCATTTATTAGATTGTCCCAGTCTCAACCCACTTTTACCAGGGAGGCTGCTATTAGCATCTCTGTAGGAAACTCCTTAAGTTCAGCAACTTGTACAACAGAAGACATAACCTCCCAATCATGGAATGAACTTCCAAAAATTGTCATAGTTCAAAGTCCAGACAGCTGTGAAAATACATCAGAATGGCCTGGGTCTGGTTTCCCAAATCTGTGCCATTGGTCTGAATCAGAAAGTTCTGCTGAAATTTCAGATTACCTGCAGGAAGAGAATTCCAAAGGACACACCCAGAGTGCACTGGAAGTAGCTTTGGCTTGTGCAGCCACAGTTATTGGAACCATTTCAAGCCCCCACGCTGCAGAAAGACTCAAAAGAGAACAAGAAGCCACAGACTCTAAAACCAAAACAGTTGATAATGAAGAGGAACAGATAAAATCTTCACGAGTACTTGATAACTGTGCAGATACAGAATATTCATTTCCATCTGCTTTGTGTGGTATGACTCAAGTAGCAAGTGCTGTAGCAGTCTGTGGTCTTGGTGAAACAAAGGAAGATAAATACCCTGCAACTTCAAGTGGACTCTTATCGGCAGCTGAGACTTCTGCAGCTATTACCCTTCATTGTAGTATAGCCATAGGAAGCAGCATGGAGAAGTTGAACAAGAGCATTGCAGAGGCATTGCTCAAAGAGGCATCCATGATTTTGACAAAGCCCAATATATACAGAAATGTAGGGGACTTTATTGAGTCCATAAATGGAAGAATTATTGAAACAGCAACAAGGCCTCGGATTTCACCCTTAGATGAAGTAATTTGCGATGAACTCGCACAAAATGTATCAAATGTTATTCTGCGGCATTCTATGGAAGAAGTTAGGAAGAAAAGACAGCTACATCCTGGTTCAGGCAATAACTCAGACTTCAGTACACACGACATGTTTATGGAGACTGCCAATGAACTGCTTTTTAATGTGATATATTTCACTTGCAAGAAGATGAGAGAGATTGCACAGGTTGGTGAGTGTTCACTTCTCTTCTCTGAGGACAAAGACAGATGGAGGGTAACAGAAACAGAAAGCCACGCAACACAGACAACAGCTACTCAACCATCACAGCAAGCCCCAGATCACACCAGTGAACCACTTAGTACTTTTTACAGTGCTAATGCTGGCAAAGATCTTGTAAATTTGACAAATACAAAGAAAGATAAGGAGGAAGGTGTGCCAAATACCATGGAAAGTGCCACGCTGCATTCAGACCTGCTGTGTGGTGTCAGTGGGCATAACTCACTGGTTGCCAAAACATCCCCCAAGAAAAGATATCtgaaaagagccacaagagaTTGCTACAGATCCCCATATCAAAGCAAGACTGACCTCAGGTCTTTTTCAGACAGAGAAAACACACTTACAGTCAATGAATGCAGACATGGTTTTCAAGAGCAGTTATCTTCTGATGTCATTGTGAACACAGAAAACCAGAGCAAACATAAGTGTGATACTGTGCTAAATAATGAAGTCCAAGTTAGTGTGTCTTTATTAGGTAATCACATCTTGCTTCCTTCTCAGCCTGTGCTACAGGTAAAACATCCAAGGGATACATACTGTGTAACAGATTTTGCAGAAGAATTAGCAGAAACCGTGGTCTCCATGGCAACAGAAATAGCTGCCATTTGTCTTGAAAACTCAAATGGTAAGCAACCCTGGTTCTGTGCATGGAAAAGAGGAAATGAATATCTGGTGACCCAGAGTTTATCATGCAGAACTATTAAAAGGAAGAAGGAATCGCAGCCGAATGGCTCAGTTGTTAGGAAGCACAGGCCACCTAGACTGAGTGAGATCAAAAGGAAAACAGATGAGCATCCAGAACTAAAGGAAAGACTGATGAACAGAGTAGTGGATGAATCCATCAACCTTGAAGATACTCCAGAGTCTGTCAGTATCTTTGCAAATGAAGTGGCTGCTAAAATTATGAACCTAACCGAGCTATCCATGGTTGATAATGTCTGGCAGGGTCCAAACCATCCCAGAAACAGATTGCACTGTGAAAGATGGGGCCGTGCCAAGGGGTCCAGCTGTGAGAGCATACCAGAAGAGGATTCAGATTCCAAAAGGTCTATAAATACTTTgggcccaattaatattttaagTCAGCCGGGAAGCCAGACTAGTTCTGTCTCTAAGCAGTCTAGTTGTGAAAGTATTACAGATGAATTTTCAAGATTTATGGTGAACCAGATGGAAAATGAAGGGAGAGGGTTTGATTTATTACTGGACTACTATGCAGGAAAAAATGCAAGCAGCATTCTAACTTCTGCCTTGCAACAGGTATCCAGGAAAAGCGGCCACCTCAACGTGAGACCAAGCTGCCCATCCAAACAGTCTAGCACAGAAAGCATCACAGAAGAGTTTTATAGGTATATGCTAagggaaatagaaaaggaaaataaagatgaCGCTTCTTCCATCAGGAGTTCAAAGGAGTGGAGTGGAAGCTTGTTACCACCTTCTCCACGATCACCGTTTTGTTTTAGACAATCCTCTATGCCTGACAGCAGATCATCAGGTTCCAGGCTAACAGTGAATGCACCAGTCAAAGCAAAATCTTTAGATGGCTTTGCTCACAACAGCCACCAGGATTCCTTAAGTGTACAGCAGGTCAGCACTGtgtcttcttcaggtctttgcAAGTCAGACTCATGCCTATACCAAAGATGTAGGACTGACCAGGTGACAGACATGCTGATTCATGAGACATGGGCAAGCTCAATTGAATCTCTAATGCGTAAGAACAAGATTATAGGGGATGAGGCAGAGGTTACAGATGCTGATCAATTCCCCAGTGATTCCCCACTGCATGTAGAACAATATGCAAACAGACTGGCTGCAAATATTGTTGAAAGTGGGAAAACGTTAATTGTCATCCATCAAGATTCCTTTGACTATACAAACCGGGAACACGTAGCAGAAGGCAGATCTCTCCCAAGTGTGACCCAAAGTCAGTCTAAACCCACAAGGGACAGAATAAATTTAGATGGGAAAAAAGAACAACTCACAACCCATGGATCCCTCCAGGGAAGCCATGTAGGCTCTTCTGCTTTCCTGAGGGAAGTGCCTTTGATTCAGATAGAAACTGATCAAAGAGAAGAGCTGAATAAAGACTTAGAGCCCTTAACTTCTAGTATCATCCCCGCTGGGGAAACAAAGGAGCATCTGAATAAAGAAAAACCTCCAGCAGCATATTCTGGGAAGCACATGGTTCCAAGCTCGGTGATAAATACCAG TGTTGATACTAGAAGCAAACCAGAtgctgaaatcatggtggaaacAAAAACAGCTGAAGACTTTCCGAATCCTCTCAACAGCAGCGATGAAAGCACAGGCAGCTGGTCCCAGCTAGTTAACGATGAGGACAATCCTGATGATACAAGTAGCTACTTGCAACTCAGTGAGAGATCCATGAG CAATGGCAACAGCAGTACCACTAGCAGTCTTGGCATTATGGATCTGGAAATTTATCAGGAAAACATGCCCTCTTCTCCTATGATTAA TGAATTAGCAGAAGAAAAGGCTTTCCTTGAAGAACAGCCAGAGAACGTAGAGG AAAGCACTTCTGGACTATCAGAGGAAACAGCCAATTGTCAAAAAGACCTACTGGTGATAAACTTTGACCTGGAGCCAGAGTGCCCGGATGCAGAGCTACGAACCACTCTTCAATGGATAGCTGCTTCTGAACTTGGAATACCAACCATCTATTTTCAGAAAACTCAGGAAAACAGAATTGAAAAG TTTCTAGATGTTATGCGGTTAGTTCACCAGAAGTCCTGGAAAGTGGGTGATATCTTTCATGCGGTGGTACAATACTGCAAGCTACATGAGGAAAGCAGAGAGAGGACACCTAGCCTCTTTGACTGGCTTCTCGAATTGGGATAA
- the LOC102946981 gene encoding A-kinase anchor protein SPHKAP isoform X4, whose product MAGHSLLTVPSNFESPLMYEVSEHQVSGTDSSESSLGSSVTACKKVLCSNSLLESTDYWLQNQRTPCRIGFVEDKSENKCASVCFVNVDANKDDCSDEHLKQRLMSVSPNLPKLISSMNVQPPKENEIVLLSGLTSGNLQADFEVSQCPWLADVCLVQCARGNRKNSIGCIIFEINKFLIGLELVQERQLQIETNILKPEDDTNCSVSSIEEDFLTASEHLEDENEADEYKNGHENVHVTEPALDIRKHKGKGLEHLHYRKTTLPFALDDNCFNKENLASAKNSADSEDALNIVAEDSILQTVDKSIQQLQWKNDLAGRVRSSPNTNSLERSLTDKTENSYPVCTSEGVSLTRMAKEELASQCVTIAKQNNKLDTEEHTGERKPHLPLQNEQATTGQYATNLAESVLQDAFIRLSQSQPTFTREAAISISVGNSLSSATCTTEDITSQSWNELPKIVIVQSPDSCENTSEWPGSGFPNLCHWSESESSAEISDYLQEENSKGHTQSALEVALACAATVIGTISSPHAAERLKREQEATDSKTKTVDNEEEQIKSSRVLDNCADTEYSFPSALCGMTQVASAVAVCGLGETKEDKYPATSSGLLSAAETSAAITLHCSIAIGSSMEKLNKSIAEALLKEASMILTKPNIYRNVGDFIESINGRIIETATRPRISPLDEVICDELAQNVSNVILRHSMEEVRKKRQLHPGSGNNSDFSTHDMFMETANELLFNVIYFTCKKMREIAQVGECSLLFSEDKDRWRVTETESHATQTTATQPSQQAPDHTSEPLSTFYSANAGKDLVNLTNTKKDKEEGVPNTMESATLHSDLLCGVSGHNSLVAKTSPKKRYLKRATRDCYRSPYQSKTDLRSFSDRENTLTVNECRHGFQEQLSSDVIVNTENQSKHKCDTVLNNEVQVSVSLLGNHILLPSQPVLQVKHPRDTYCVTDFAEELAETVVSMATEIAAICLENSNGKQPWFCAWKRGNEYLVTQSLSCRTIKRKKESQPNGSVVRKHRPPRLSEIKRKTDEHPELKERLMNRVVDESINLEDTPESVSIFANEVAAKIMNLTELSMVDNVWQGPNHPRNRLHCERWGRAKGSSCESIPEEDSDSKRSINTLGPINILSQPGSQTSSVSKQSSCESITDEFSRFMVNQMENEGRGFDLLLDYYAGKNASSILTSALQQVSRKSGHLNVRPSCPSKQSSTESITEEFYRYMLREIEKENKDDASSIRSSKEWSGSLLPPSPRSPFCFRQSSMPDSRSSGSRLTVNAPVKAKSLDGFAHNSHQDSLSVQQVSTVSSSGLCKSDSCLYQRCRTDQVTDMLIHETWASSIESLMRKNKIIGDEAEVTDADQFPSDSPLHVEQYANRLAANIVESGKTLIVIHQDSFDYTNREHVAEGRSLPSVTQSQSKPTRDRINLDGKKEQLTTHGSLQGSHVGSSAFLREVPLIQIETDQREELNKDLEPLTSSIIPAGETKEHLNKEKPPAAYSGKHMVPSSVINTSVDTRSKPDAEIMVETKTAEDFPNPLNSSDESTGSWSQLVNDEDNPDDTSSYLQLSERSMSELAEEKAFLEEQPENVEESTSGLSEETANCQKDLLVINFDLEPECPDAELRTTLQWIAASELGIPTIYFQKTQENRIEKFLDVMRLVHQKSWKVGDIFHAVVQYCKLHEESRERTPSLFDWLLELG is encoded by the exons GTTTGCTTTGTGAATGTAGATGCAAACAAAGATGACTGCAGTGATGAGCACTTAAAACAG AGATTGATGAGTGTCTCTCCAAATCTCCCAAAACTTATCAGCTCTATGAATGTACAACCACCAAAAGAAAACGAAATAGTCCTGCTGAGTGGATTAACTTCAGGAAACCTTCAGGCTGATTTTGAAGTTTCTCAG TGTCCTTGGCTGGCAGATGTATGTTTGGTTCAGTGTGCAAGGGGGAACAGAAAAAACAGCATAGGCTGCATCATCTTTGAAATAAACAAGTTTCTGATTGGACTGGAGCTTGTGCAGGAGAGACAGCTGCAGATAGAAACTAATATCTTAAAGCCTGAGGATGATACAAACTGTTCAGTGTCCTCAATAGAAGAAGATTTTCtcacagcatctgagcaccttgaaGATGAGAATGAGGCTGATGAATATAAAAATG GTCATGAAAATGTACATGTCACAGAACCTGCATTAGATATCAGAAAGCATAAAGGAAAGGGACTTGAGCACCTACATTATAGGAAGACCACGCTGCCATTTGCCCTTGATGACAACTGCTTTAATAAAGAAAACTTAGCTTCTGCTAAAAACTCTGCTGATTCAGAAGACGCACTGAATATTGTGGCTGAAGACAGTATCTTACAAACTGTGGATAAGTCCATCCAGCAACTACAGTGGAAGAATGATTTAGCTGGAAGAGTTAGGTCATCCCCTAATACTAATAGCCTGGAAAGATCCCTTACAGATAAGACTGAAAATTCCTATCCAGTATGCACTTCAGAAGGTGTATCTTTGACCAGAATGGCTAAGGAAGAACTAGCTTCTCAGTGTGTCAcaatagcaaaacaaaacaataagctAGACACAGAGGAGCATACAGGTGAAAGGAAACCTCATCTTCCTTTGCAAAATGAGCAAGCAACGACAGGTCAATATGCTACAAATTTAGCAGAGTCTGTTCTGCAAGATGCATTTATTAGATTGTCCCAGTCTCAACCCACTTTTACCAGGGAGGCTGCTATTAGCATCTCTGTAGGAAACTCCTTAAGTTCAGCAACTTGTACAACAGAAGACATAACCTCCCAATCATGGAATGAACTTCCAAAAATTGTCATAGTTCAAAGTCCAGACAGCTGTGAAAATACATCAGAATGGCCTGGGTCTGGTTTCCCAAATCTGTGCCATTGGTCTGAATCAGAAAGTTCTGCTGAAATTTCAGATTACCTGCAGGAAGAGAATTCCAAAGGACACACCCAGAGTGCACTGGAAGTAGCTTTGGCTTGTGCAGCCACAGTTATTGGAACCATTTCAAGCCCCCACGCTGCAGAAAGACTCAAAAGAGAACAAGAAGCCACAGACTCTAAAACCAAAACAGTTGATAATGAAGAGGAACAGATAAAATCTTCACGAGTACTTGATAACTGTGCAGATACAGAATATTCATTTCCATCTGCTTTGTGTGGTATGACTCAAGTAGCAAGTGCTGTAGCAGTCTGTGGTCTTGGTGAAACAAAGGAAGATAAATACCCTGCAACTTCAAGTGGACTCTTATCGGCAGCTGAGACTTCTGCAGCTATTACCCTTCATTGTAGTATAGCCATAGGAAGCAGCATGGAGAAGTTGAACAAGAGCATTGCAGAGGCATTGCTCAAAGAGGCATCCATGATTTTGACAAAGCCCAATATATACAGAAATGTAGGGGACTTTATTGAGTCCATAAATGGAAGAATTATTGAAACAGCAACAAGGCCTCGGATTTCACCCTTAGATGAAGTAATTTGCGATGAACTCGCACAAAATGTATCAAATGTTATTCTGCGGCATTCTATGGAAGAAGTTAGGAAGAAAAGACAGCTACATCCTGGTTCAGGCAATAACTCAGACTTCAGTACACACGACATGTTTATGGAGACTGCCAATGAACTGCTTTTTAATGTGATATATTTCACTTGCAAGAAGATGAGAGAGATTGCACAGGTTGGTGAGTGTTCACTTCTCTTCTCTGAGGACAAAGACAGATGGAGGGTAACAGAAACAGAAAGCCACGCAACACAGACAACAGCTACTCAACCATCACAGCAAGCCCCAGATCACACCAGTGAACCACTTAGTACTTTTTACAGTGCTAATGCTGGCAAAGATCTTGTAAATTTGACAAATACAAAGAAAGATAAGGAGGAAGGTGTGCCAAATACCATGGAAAGTGCCACGCTGCATTCAGACCTGCTGTGTGGTGTCAGTGGGCATAACTCACTGGTTGCCAAAACATCCCCCAAGAAAAGATATCtgaaaagagccacaagagaTTGCTACAGATCCCCATATCAAAGCAAGACTGACCTCAGGTCTTTTTCAGACAGAGAAAACACACTTACAGTCAATGAATGCAGACATGGTTTTCAAGAGCAGTTATCTTCTGATGTCATTGTGAACACAGAAAACCAGAGCAAACATAAGTGTGATACTGTGCTAAATAATGAAGTCCAAGTTAGTGTGTCTTTATTAGGTAATCACATCTTGCTTCCTTCTCAGCCTGTGCTACAGGTAAAACATCCAAGGGATACATACTGTGTAACAGATTTTGCAGAAGAATTAGCAGAAACCGTGGTCTCCATGGCAACAGAAATAGCTGCCATTTGTCTTGAAAACTCAAATGGTAAGCAACCCTGGTTCTGTGCATGGAAAAGAGGAAATGAATATCTGGTGACCCAGAGTTTATCATGCAGAACTATTAAAAGGAAGAAGGAATCGCAGCCGAATGGCTCAGTTGTTAGGAAGCACAGGCCACCTAGACTGAGTGAGATCAAAAGGAAAACAGATGAGCATCCAGAACTAAAGGAAAGACTGATGAACAGAGTAGTGGATGAATCCATCAACCTTGAAGATACTCCAGAGTCTGTCAGTATCTTTGCAAATGAAGTGGCTGCTAAAATTATGAACCTAACCGAGCTATCCATGGTTGATAATGTCTGGCAGGGTCCAAACCATCCCAGAAACAGATTGCACTGTGAAAGATGGGGCCGTGCCAAGGGGTCCAGCTGTGAGAGCATACCAGAAGAGGATTCAGATTCCAAAAGGTCTATAAATACTTTgggcccaattaatattttaagTCAGCCGGGAAGCCAGACTAGTTCTGTCTCTAAGCAGTCTAGTTGTGAAAGTATTACAGATGAATTTTCAAGATTTATGGTGAACCAGATGGAAAATGAAGGGAGAGGGTTTGATTTATTACTGGACTACTATGCAGGAAAAAATGCAAGCAGCATTCTAACTTCTGCCTTGCAACAGGTATCCAGGAAAAGCGGCCACCTCAACGTGAGACCAAGCTGCCCATCCAAACAGTCTAGCACAGAAAGCATCACAGAAGAGTTTTATAGGTATATGCTAagggaaatagaaaaggaaaataaagatgaCGCTTCTTCCATCAGGAGTTCAAAGGAGTGGAGTGGAAGCTTGTTACCACCTTCTCCACGATCACCGTTTTGTTTTAGACAATCCTCTATGCCTGACAGCAGATCATCAGGTTCCAGGCTAACAGTGAATGCACCAGTCAAAGCAAAATCTTTAGATGGCTTTGCTCACAACAGCCACCAGGATTCCTTAAGTGTACAGCAGGTCAGCACTGtgtcttcttcaggtctttgcAAGTCAGACTCATGCCTATACCAAAGATGTAGGACTGACCAGGTGACAGACATGCTGATTCATGAGACATGGGCAAGCTCAATTGAATCTCTAATGCGTAAGAACAAGATTATAGGGGATGAGGCAGAGGTTACAGATGCTGATCAATTCCCCAGTGATTCCCCACTGCATGTAGAACAATATGCAAACAGACTGGCTGCAAATATTGTTGAAAGTGGGAAAACGTTAATTGTCATCCATCAAGATTCCTTTGACTATACAAACCGGGAACACGTAGCAGAAGGCAGATCTCTCCCAAGTGTGACCCAAAGTCAGTCTAAACCCACAAGGGACAGAATAAATTTAGATGGGAAAAAAGAACAACTCACAACCCATGGATCCCTCCAGGGAAGCCATGTAGGCTCTTCTGCTTTCCTGAGGGAAGTGCCTTTGATTCAGATAGAAACTGATCAAAGAGAAGAGCTGAATAAAGACTTAGAGCCCTTAACTTCTAGTATCATCCCCGCTGGGGAAACAAAGGAGCATCTGAATAAAGAAAAACCTCCAGCAGCATATTCTGGGAAGCACATGGTTCCAAGCTCGGTGATAAATACCAG TGTTGATACTAGAAGCAAACCAGAtgctgaaatcatggtggaaacAAAAACAGCTGAAGACTTTCCGAATCCTCTCAACAGCAGCGATGAAAGCACAGGCAGCTGGTCCCAGCTAGTTAACGATGAGGACAATCCTGATGATACAAGTAGCTACTTGCAACTCAGTGAGAGATCCATGAG TGAATTAGCAGAAGAAAAGGCTTTCCTTGAAGAACAGCCAGAGAACGTAGAGG AAAGCACTTCTGGACTATCAGAGGAAACAGCCAATTGTCAAAAAGACCTACTGGTGATAAACTTTGACCTGGAGCCAGAGTGCCCGGATGCAGAGCTACGAACCACTCTTCAATGGATAGCTGCTTCTGAACTTGGAATACCAACCATCTATTTTCAGAAAACTCAGGAAAACAGAATTGAAAAG TTTCTAGATGTTATGCGGTTAGTTCACCAGAAGTCCTGGAAAGTGGGTGATATCTTTCATGCGGTGGTACAATACTGCAAGCTACATGAGGAAAGCAGAGAGAGGACACCTAGCCTCTTTGACTGGCTTCTCGAATTGGGATAA